The following coding sequences are from one Xiphias gladius isolate SHS-SW01 ecotype Sanya breed wild chromosome 14, ASM1685928v1, whole genome shotgun sequence window:
- the ralbp1 gene encoding ralA-binding protein 1 gives MTECFLPPSSSPAEQRRAEHPGGVARTPSSEEISPTKFPGLYRTGEPSPPHDGHHHEAPDAYVSDDDKEHSKKKNKFKKKEKRTEGYAAFQEDSSADEAESPSKMKRSKGIHVFKKPSFSKKKEKDFKVKEKGPKEDKAKDKKSKDLTAADVVKQWKEKKKKKKPTTEAEPVPVETPTFRPVFGAPLVEAVKRTALYDGIQLPAIFRECIDYIENYGMKCEGIYRVSGMKSKVDELKAAYDREECPCLEEYDPHTVASLLKQYLRELPENLLGRDLAQRFEDACGRQVEAEKVMEFHRLLSEVSPESRLLLSWLITHMDHVIAREADTKMNIQNISIVLNPTIQIGNRVLYMFFTHVRELFGDVVLKPVVRPLRWSNMATMPALPETQESIKEEIRRQEFLLNCLHRDLQAGVKDLSKEERLWEVQRILTALKRKLREAKRQECESKIAQEIASLSKEDVSKEEMTENEEEVINLLLTQENEILTEQEELISLEQVLRRQIATEKEEIERLRAEIADIQSRQQGRSETEEYSSDSESESEDEEELQMILEDLQKQNEELENKNTHLNQAIHEEQEAILELRVQLRLLQSHKLQQELTVQPPAEQAPPTQPSPEARSEEQTKRSVAAPAAGADTAASANGKAAKDPSKPSPSKDRRDTNM, from the exons ATGACCGAGTGCTTCTTGCCCCCCAGCAGTAGCCCCGCTGAGCAGCGCAGGGCTGAGCACCCAGGGGGCGTGGCCCGCACCCCCAGCTCTGAGGAGATCAGCCCCACCAAATTCCCCGGGTTGTACCGCACCGGCGAACCATCACCACCTCATGATGGCCATCATCACGAGGCGCCTGATGCCTACGTCTCAGATGATGACAAAGAGCacagcaagaagaagaacaagttcaagaagaaggagaaaagga CGGAAGGCTACGCTGCCTTCCAGGAGGACAGTTCCGCAGACGAAGCAGAGAGCCCGTCCAAGATGAAGCGCTCCAAAGGAATCCATGTTTTCAAGAAGCCAAGCTTCtccaagaaaaaggaaaaggacttCAAGGTGAAGGAGAAGGGCCCCAAGGAGGACAAGGCCAAGGATAAGAAATCTAAGGACCTCACGGCTGCAGACGTGGTGAAACAgtggaaggagaagaagaagaagaagaaaccaaCAACAGAGGCAGAGCCAGTCCCAGTGGAGACCCCCACCTTCAGGCCAGTCTTTGGAGCTCCCCTGGTTGAAGCTGTGAAGAGGACAGCTCTGTATGATGGCATTCAGCTGCCAGCCATCTTCAGAGAGTGTATAGACTACATAGAAAATTATGGCATGAAGTGTGAGGGCATCTACCGCGTCTCAG GTATGAAGTCCAAGGTGGATGAACTGAAAGCAGCATATGACCGTGAGGAATGCCCCTGCCTGGAGGAATATGACCCCCACACGGTTGCCAGTCTTCTGAAGCAGTACCTCCGCGAGCTGCCAGAGAACCTGCTGGGCCGAGATCTGGCCCAGCGCTTCGAGGACGCCTGCGGTCGGCAGGTGGAGGCCGAGAAGGTGATGGAGTTCCACAGGTTGTTGTCCGAGGTGTCGCCGGAGAGCCGACTTCTTCTCTCCTGGCTCATCACACACATGGACCACGTCATCGCCAGGGAAGCCGACACCAAGATGAATATTCAGAATATCTCCATCGTCCTGAACCCAACCATACAG ATTGGAAACCGTGTTCTTTACATGTTCTTCACACATGTGAGGGAGCTGTTTGGAGACGTAGTGCTGAAGCCGGTGGTGCGACCGCTCCGCTGGTCCAACATGGCAACAATGCCGGCGCTGCCTGAGACCCAGGAGAGCATCAAAGAGGAGATCCGACGACAG gagTTCCTGTTGAACTGCCTACACAGGGACCTGCAGGCAGGGGTGAAGGACTTGTCCAAAGAGGAGCGACTGTGGGAGGTTCAGCGAATCCTGACGGCTCTTAAACGTAAACTGAGGGAGGCCAAACGTCAG GAGTGTGAGAGTAAAATAGCCCAGGAGATAGCAAGCCTGTCAAAGGAAGATGTTTCAAAGGAGGAAATGACTGAGAATGAGGAGGAAGTTATCAACCTCCTCTTGACACAG GAAAATGAGATTCTGACAGAGCAGGAGGAGCTGATATCTCTCGAGCAGGTGCTTCGTAGACAGATAGCTACTGAGAAAGAAGAAATCGAGAGACTGCGAGCAGAGATTGCAGACATACAGAG TCGGCAGCAGGGTCGCAGTGAGACAGAGGAATATTCGTCAGACAGTGAAAGTGAGAGTGAAGATGAGGAAGAGCTGCAGATGATTTTGGAAGATCTCCAGAAGCAGAATGAGGAACTGGAG AACAAAAACACCCACCTGAACCAGGCCATCCATGAGGAGCAGGAAGCCATCTTGGAGCTCCGCGTCCAGCTTCGCCTCCTGCAGAgccacaaactgcagcaggaACTGACTGTCCAGCCGCCGGCCGAGCAGGCGCCGCCAACGCAGCCGAGCCCGGAGGCTCGCAGCGAGGAGCAAACCAAACGCTCCGTCGCGGCGCCAGCCGCAGGCGCCGACACGGCTGCCTCGGCCAATGGAAAGGCAGCTAAGGATCCATCGAAGCCCTCGCCGAGCAAAGACAGGAGAGACACCAACATGTGA